A portion of the Tenacibaculum todarodis genome contains these proteins:
- a CDS encoding type II toxin-antitoxin system RelE/ParE family toxin, whose protein sequence is MGLKIYWTEFSEKELTEIFKYYNRKANYQVAKKIVDGIYNETLKLKTQPEIGQIEELLKGRKQNFRYLVFNNYKIIYWINTNKNWVEINDVFDTRQNPPKIKRTK, encoded by the coding sequence ATGGGGTTAAAAATATATTGGACTGAATTTTCCGAAAAAGAACTCACTGAAATTTTTAAATATTATAACAGAAAAGCAAATTATCAAGTTGCAAAAAAAATAGTTGACGGAATTTATAATGAAACTTTAAAATTAAAAACTCAACCAGAAATTGGACAAATTGAGGAATTATTAAAAGGAAGGAAACAAAATTTTAGATATTTAGTGTTTAATAATTATAAAATTATTTATTGGATAAATACTAACAAAAATTGGGTTGAAATTAATGATGTATTTGATACTCGACAAAATCCACCGAAAATTAAGCGAACGAAATAA
- a CDS encoding IS110 family transposase has protein sequence MKNYREVVGIDVSKKTIDAYCYHAQVHQEFKNDIAGYKSLLKWVLKQTKESAVFYCFENTGYYSLKLALYFHSKKVVYVEESPLKIKRSSGIVKEKTDKLDAQVIAKYGWFYREELMPSTVKSSSHLELGRLLALRDQLVRNNAGLKGTLKEMKVLLTSSTTDLGCISLKRSIDYLSKQVKSIEIRIEEIIFDDVSMSKNYELLKSMKGIGLVVACQLIYHTGNFTRFKSWRAFSSYCGTAPFEHRSGTSIHRRKQCHYLGDRKMKSLLSMASVSAIQHDSELKLYYQKKLAEGKDKMLAINNVRNKLIARAFAVVKRGTPYVVLQNYAA, from the coding sequence ATGAAAAATTACAGAGAAGTAGTAGGAATAGATGTATCAAAAAAGACGATTGATGCCTATTGTTATCATGCTCAAGTTCACCAAGAGTTTAAGAACGATATAGCTGGTTACAAAAGTCTCTTAAAATGGGTTTTAAAACAGACAAAAGAAAGTGCTGTTTTTTATTGTTTTGAGAACACAGGTTATTATTCATTAAAGTTGGCACTTTATTTCCATAGTAAGAAAGTTGTTTATGTTGAGGAGAGTCCGTTAAAAATTAAGCGTTCTTCTGGGATTGTAAAAGAGAAAACAGATAAGCTAGATGCTCAAGTAATAGCAAAGTATGGTTGGTTTTACAGAGAAGAGTTAATGCCGAGTACAGTAAAAAGCAGTTCTCATTTAGAACTTGGTAGACTGTTAGCTTTAAGAGATCAATTAGTTCGAAATAATGCAGGTTTAAAAGGCACTTTAAAAGAGATGAAAGTACTTTTAACAAGTTCTACAACAGATTTAGGTTGTATCAGTTTAAAGCGTAGTATTGACTATTTGTCTAAACAAGTAAAATCTATAGAAATTAGAATTGAAGAAATCATTTTTGATGATGTTTCTATGAGTAAAAATTACGAATTACTAAAAAGTATGAAAGGAATTGGTTTGGTCGTTGCTTGCCAATTAATTTATCATACAGGTAACTTTACCCGTTTTAAAAGTTGGCGTGCTTTTTCCAGTTATTGTGGAACTGCACCTTTTGAGCATCGTTCTGGCACCAGCATTCACAGGCGAAAACAATGTCATTATTTAGGAGACAGAAAGATGAAAAGTTTATTGAGTATGGCAAGTGTTTCTGCAATACAACATGATAGTGAGTTAAAGTTGTATTATCAAAAAAAGTTGGCAGAAGGAAAAGATAAAATGTTGGCGATAAATAATGTGAGAAACAAACTAATAGCAAGAGCATTTGCAGTTGTTAAAAGAGGAACACCATATGTTGTTCTTCAAAATTATGCTGCTTAA
- a CDS encoding type I restriction enzyme HsdR N-terminal domain-containing protein has product MNEKWEEICFLLSENIGTEISESEFEQNVIQALRVLNWKEFAGDIQIRPSFPFGASNRIMPDFVINSPDKKNLFVIEIKQPSIPLTTKFQQQLFSYMRQLRLEYGVLIGEAIQVFYDGDLTNHDDPVLLETFRIEKTETKGEKFVELFTKENFSFDLLKSFTENSLKKINRRADRKILTNKILSEEYQSKVLELIKQDFLNEYDAELIDNALSEITINILGHQNIETPKRIVYEQTNSENGSSRDTTKYRLNGGNKRLAKNRFVLEFVRQYLKRKPTTFSRLKNVFLDEFQGSTGVVNELEFVETKYANKTDKRHFLENDEILESSDGIKFVVSTQWGKHNITEIVDLARKEGFQVEEV; this is encoded by the coding sequence ATGAATGAAAAATGGGAAGAAATTTGCTTTTTACTGTCCGAAAATATAGGAACAGAAATTAGCGAAAGTGAATTTGAACAAAATGTAATCCAAGCGTTAAGGGTTTTGAATTGGAAAGAGTTTGCTGGCGATATTCAAATTCGACCATCATTTCCATTTGGAGCATCTAACAGAATAATGCCTGATTTTGTGATTAATTCACCTGATAAGAAAAATCTGTTTGTAATTGAAATTAAACAACCAAGCATTCCATTAACGACTAAATTTCAGCAACAACTTTTTTCCTATATGCGACAATTAAGGCTTGAATATGGAGTTTTAATTGGTGAAGCTATACAAGTATTTTACGATGGCGATTTAACAAATCACGATGACCCAGTTCTACTCGAAACATTCCGAATAGAAAAGACAGAAACAAAAGGAGAGAAATTTGTAGAATTGTTCACTAAAGAAAATTTCAGTTTTGATTTACTAAAGTCATTTACAGAAAATTCTTTAAAGAAAATCAATCGAAGAGCTGACCGAAAAATTCTCACCAACAAAATATTATCGGAAGAATATCAATCAAAAGTTTTAGAGTTGATTAAGCAAGATTTCTTAAACGAATATGATGCGGAATTAATTGACAATGCCTTAAGCGAGATAACAATAAATATTTTGGGACATCAGAATATCGAAACACCAAAACGAATAGTTTACGAACAAACTAACTCGGAAAACGGAAGTTCAAGAGATACGACAAAATACAGGCTAAATGGTGGCAATAAACGACTTGCAAAAAATAGATTTGTCTTGGAATTTGTAAGACAATATTTAAAAAGGAAACCGACAACGTTTAGTCGTTTGAAAAACGTGTTTCTCGATGAATTTCAAGGTTCTACAGGAGTTGTTAACGAACTTGAGTTTGTAGAAACGAAATACGCCAACAAAACGGACAAAAGACATTTTCTTGAAAATGACGAAATTTTAGAAAGTTCCGATGGAATAAAATTTGTTGTATCAACTCAATGGGGAAAACATAACATAACCGAAATTGTCGATTTAGCAAGAAAAGAAGGTTTTCAAGTGGAAGAAGTCTGA
- a CDS encoding toxin-antitoxin system YwqK family antitoxin, whose amino-acid sequence MNKNWEYYESEKGNSEKYSTITWSYEKTYGDKASAWFYLYTYEGFPNKLSYSVFNKPSYSAIQNSLSSKGYKLQNSEIENNELISTYANSKFILKITTEKREKDSYSSFDESITAYRFLLIKKSSIYDPDNGKKVDYYYGNTKQAEYTKVNGEINGALKVYYENGKLKKTGYYKNGLANGNFVEYDEEGNKTFEYYQSNDKKNGKLTAYEDNKISYSTHYKDDIQNGERTEYYYDDESGRLYLKVIGTLLEGEKEGNWSLIFIDKEKGERILTKTNYSKGLKNGYSQDIKGDSLIIANYTNDKLDGNYKVYLDVTRTVFGGVIETDVSKLFLISEGKYQEDKKTDYWKNYSLTKSLSSEGNYLNDEKTGEWKNYYSKYTNDDKPTHYSEKLYLIENYKKGKLNGLSTRFSYLNKEKYKCSELDENNKPKDSCTRMVYQKVLQKSNYKNNKLNGAFELRDSLDILVAKGNFTNDQKIGKWFHRYEDEDYDGNPYTYFMEGSYEDDEREGEWIYYYKKGEINKTINYSNGEFDGKFTEWNNQNKPKEIKRFDDGKFRELIVYDSIGQQPERKFEIFDEYSNRYKCRFTQYLPNGKISQVYWLKKENEISHNWFEISFLLKLKENDKSKIYKDGTYKDYDINNRPLIIGEYFEESKIGDWTYYYYPQKVKIEIEYDDNKIISEKYLDLNDAIFSGEFTYINEEDYIKEIRKIKNGLRNGNTEFIDINTGKRIKKVKYKDGKIK is encoded by the coding sequence TCTGCTTGGTTTTACCTTTATACTTATGAAGGATTTCCAAATAAATTAAGTTATTCCGTTTTTAATAAGCCTTCATATTCTGCCATCCAAAATTCACTAAGTTCAAAAGGTTACAAACTTCAAAATAGCGAAATTGAAAACAATGAATTAATTTCTACATATGCGAATAGCAAATTTATTTTAAAAATAACAACAGAAAAAAGAGAAAAAGATAGTTATTCAAGTTTTGACGAAAGTATTACTGCATACAGATTTTTATTAATAAAAAAGTCAAGTATTTACGACCCAGATAACGGAAAGAAAGTCGATTACTATTATGGCAATACAAAACAAGCTGAATATACAAAAGTAAATGGAGAAATTAATGGTGCTTTAAAAGTCTATTATGAAAATGGAAAACTAAAAAAGACAGGTTATTATAAAAATGGTTTAGCAAATGGAAACTTTGTAGAGTATGACGAAGAAGGAAATAAAACGTTCGAATATTATCAGAGCAACGATAAAAAAAATGGAAAATTAACAGCATACGAAGACAATAAAATATCTTATTCAACTCACTACAAAGATGATATTCAAAATGGAGAGAGAACCGAATACTATTATGATGACGAAAGCGGAAGACTATACCTAAAAGTAATTGGAACCTTATTGGAAGGAGAAAAAGAAGGAAATTGGAGTTTAATCTTCATAGATAAAGAAAAAGGAGAAAGAATATTAACAAAAACAAATTACTCGAAAGGTTTAAAAAATGGTTATTCACAAGATATAAAAGGAGACAGCTTAATAATAGCAAACTATACAAACGATAAATTAGACGGCAACTACAAAGTTTATTTAGATGTTACAAGAACTGTATTTGGAGGCGTTATAGAGACTGATGTTTCAAAATTATTTTTAATATCAGAAGGGAAGTATCAGGAAGATAAAAAAACAGATTATTGGAAAAACTATTCCTTAACAAAATCTTTAAGTAGTGAAGGAAACTATTTGAACGATGAAAAAACTGGCGAATGGAAAAATTACTATTCAAAATATACTAATGACGATAAACCTACTCACTATTCAGAAAAACTGTACTTAATAGAAAATTACAAAAAAGGTAAACTAAATGGATTGTCAACTCGATTTTCCTATTTGAATAAAGAGAAATACAAGTGTTCAGAATTAGACGAAAACAATAAACCAAAAGATTCCTGCACTCGAATGGTTTACCAAAAAGTTTTACAAAAATCTAATTACAAAAACAACAAATTGAATGGTGCTTTTGAGTTAAGAGATTCATTAGATATTTTAGTAGCAAAAGGTAATTTTACAAATGACCAAAAAATTGGCAAATGGTTTCATCGTTATGAAGATGAAGATTATGACGGTAACCCTTACACATATTTTATGGAAGGCTCTTATGAAGATGATGAACGAGAAGGAGAATGGATATACTATTATAAAAAAGGAGAAATCAACAAAACTATAAATTATTCAAACGGAGAATTTGATGGAAAATTCACAGAATGGAATAATCAAAATAAACCAAAAGAAATAAAACGTTTTGATGATGGAAAATTTAGGGAACTAATTGTTTATGATAGCATAGGACAACAGCCTGAAAGAAAATTTGAAATTTTTGATGAATATTCAAACAGATATAAATGCAGATTTACCCAATACTTGCCAAACGGAAAAATTTCTCAAGTTTATTGGTTAAAAAAAGAAAATGAAATAAGCCATAATTGGTTTGAAATTTCATTCCTATTAAAACTAAAAGAAAACGACAAGTCAAAAATTTACAAAGACGGAACATATAAAGATTACGACATAAATAATAGACCTCTAATTATTGGAGAATACTTTGAAGAAAGTAAAATTGGAGATTGGACTTACTATTACTATCCGCAAAAAGTCAAAATAGAAATCGAATATGACGACAATAAAATTATTTCGGAAAAGTACTTGGATTTAAATGATGCTATATTCTCTGGAGAGTTCACTTATATTAACGAAGAAGATTATATTAAAGAAATTCGTAAAATTAAGAATGGATTAAGAAATGGAAATACGGAATTTATCGACATAAATACTGGAAAAAGAATTAAAAAAGTAAAATACAAAGACGGAAAAATAAAATAA
- a CDS encoding class I SAM-dependent methyltransferase, with amino-acid sequence MKEIYEPKFVEKLFDKMSSSYSKMNYITSFGFSERWRRQCVEEIEIEKGKIVVDLMTGMGECWKHILKNSDKNSKLIGIDFSTEMINRAEKNKSKFRKSKVEILKENVFDNSIPNETADYVISGFGLKTFNDEQLGELAKEINRILKPNGKFSLIDVSVPKSRILKPFYMFYLKNIIPILGKVFLGSPETYRMLGVYTEQFGNSKNTHRIFNRPEFKVEYVEYFFGCASGIKGRKIK; translated from the coding sequence ATGAAAGAAATCTACGAGCCTAAATTTGTTGAAAAGCTATTTGACAAAATGAGTAGTTCGTATTCAAAAATGAATTACATAACCTCATTTGGATTTAGTGAAAGATGGAGAAGACAGTGTGTTGAAGAAATTGAAATCGAGAAAGGAAAAATAGTTGTCGATTTAATGACTGGAATGGGAGAATGTTGGAAACATATTTTAAAAAATTCGGACAAAAACTCAAAACTAATCGGAATTGACTTCTCAACGGAAATGATTAATCGTGCGGAGAAGAATAAATCGAAATTCAGAAAATCTAAAGTTGAGATTCTTAAAGAAAATGTTTTTGACAACTCAATCCCAAACGAAACTGCTGATTATGTAATTTCAGGTTTTGGGCTAAAGACATTTAATGATGAACAACTTGGAGAATTAGCAAAAGAAATTAACCGAATTTTAAAACCAAATGGAAAATTTTCACTGATTGACGTTTCTGTTCCGAAAAGTAGAATATTAAAACCATTTTATATGTTTTACTTGAAAAATATTATTCCTATTTTAGGAAAAGTATTTCTTGGAAGTCCAGAGACTTATAGAATGTTAGGAGTTTATACAGAACAATTTGGTAACTCAAAAAACACACATCGGATTTTTAACAGACCAGAATTTAAAGTTGAATATGTGGAATATTTTTTCGGTTGTGCAAGTGGAATTAAAGGAAGAAAAATAAAATAA
- a CDS encoding XAC2610-related protein — MKNILIMYIIILPNLIFAQKNNWVEFLKEKIIILEINKTREYKIEDLIFDVTWNKKLNYSKNIGYYGGIEKLTIHKGNKKLQIIKIIEDSVALGNIYFSFYDYNFDGYTDFSIPINCGNSCWEKYYIFNPKLNRFEHKKSWDYLRIQRIDKKNKLIISHPSGNAIKDNIKLFKIKGMEIIEINT; from the coding sequence ATGAAAAATATTTTAATTATGTATATAATTATTTTACCGAATTTAATTTTTGCTCAAAAAAATAACTGGGTAGAATTTTTGAAAGAGAAAATTATAATATTGGAAATAAATAAAACAAGAGAATATAAAATTGAAGATTTAATATTCGATGTTACTTGGAATAAGAAATTAAATTATTCAAAAAATATTGGCTATTATGGTGGAATTGAAAAATTGACCATACACAAAGGAAATAAGAAATTACAAATAATAAAAATCATAGAAGATTCAGTAGCTCTTGGAAATATTTATTTTTCTTTTTATGACTATAATTTTGATGGTTACACGGATTTTTCTATTCCAATTAATTGTGGAAATAGTTGTTGGGAAAAATATTATATCTTCAATCCTAAATTAAATAGATTTGAACACAAGAAGAGTTGGGATTATTTAAGAATTCAAAGAATAGATAAAAAAAACAAACTAATTATATCTCATCCAAGCGGAAATGCAATTAAAGATAACATAAAATTATTTAAGATAAAAGGAATGGAAATTATTGAAATTAATACTTAA